The nucleotide sequence CGTTCTTCATGGCACTTGGTACAATTGTGTTCCTTATCAATGTCATCACAACTTCCTTGAAAAAACAGGAGGTCGCAGGAGATCCGTGGGATGGCCGTACACTAGAGTGGACTATTCCGTCTCCTCCAGAGCATTACAACTTTAAACAACTTCCACTTGTTCGTGGGTTAGATCCTTTATGGGTCGAAAAGACGGAAGGGCGTAAAGAAATGACACCAGCAGAACCATTAGGTGATATTCATATGCCTAATAACTCGATTTTGCCTTTTGTCATGTCACTTGGATTCTTTATTGCCGGATTTGGCTTTATTTATCAAGTAGATGACATAAGTTGGTTATCATTAGTATTTGTGGGTATGGGAATTGCATTAGGTACTATGTTCGTACGTTCTGTGAAGGATGATCTAGGACACCATATCCATAAAGAAGATCTTGAAAAGGGGGCTAAATAATGAGTCATGATCACTCTTTAAACCCTGAAGTCATGCCAGAAAGTCCTGAAAAAGCCACCCTTGAAGGTAAAAATAAGTTTCTAGGATTTTGGTTCTTCCTTGGCGGAGAAACAGTATTGTTTGCAAGTCTTTTCGGTACTTATTTGGCATTAAAAGGTTCAACAGGTAGTGGACCGACTGCTGAAGAACTATTCGGATTAGAATTAGTATTCATCATGACGATGTTGCTTCTTACAAGCTCACTTACTAGTGTGTACGCTATGTACCACATGAAAAACAATGATTTTGGTAAAATGCAACTATGGTTAGGAATTACAGTTCTATTAGGGCTAAGTTTCCTTGGTTGTGAGATTTATGAGTTTTATCACTACATTCATGGAGAACACTTTACATTCCGTTCTTCCGCATTTGGTTCTGCGTTCTATACATTAGTTGGATTTCACGGTGGACACGTTGCATTCGGTTTATTGTGGATTATTACACTAATGGCTCGAAATGCAAAAAGAGGACTGAATCTTTACAACGCACCAAAGTTTTATATTGCTAGTCTTTACTGGCACTTTATAGACGTGGTATGGGTATTCATCTTTACAGTTGTTTACCTAATAGGAAAGGTGGGTTAATCAATGTCTGAAAACACCAATTCTACGGCTCTTAACTACCGCAAAAAACAGCGGAAGGAAGAGATGAAACAACAAGTGATCACGTTTGTACTCATGATTGCCTTTACGATTGTAGCATTTGGTATGGTAATGGCTGAGCTAAGTAAATATTTTGTTATTCCAATTTTAATAGTACTTGCTATTGTGCAAGTTGGATTTCAACTTTATTACTTTATGCACATGAGTCATAAAGGACACGAGATGCCTGCTTTGATGATTTATGGCGGAATGGCTGTCGCCTTTTTAACAGTTCTTACTTTAACTGTTATTGTTTGGTGGTAGGATATTAAAAGGCCGGGAGGAATCCCGGCCTTTTACAATTTTTAGATTGTTGAGGAATTGTCATATATTCATTCGGTTTTCGCTATGGTTTACGGTATAATAGAACAGATAACTACTAGTATAACTGGAGTGAAAGATTATGTGGTTAGAATTACAGATCTTCGGATTTCGAGCTTTATGGAGTCCTTATTATATGCTATTCATTGTTGGACTAGCTATTAGCTATTACTTACTTACTTCGGTTTATTACCGTCGTTTTACATCCGATGGAAACGTACCTACTAGTAAACAACAGCTATCCTTCTATACAGGCTTGCTATTGTTATATGTGGTCAAAGGGTCTCCAATTGATCTCATCTCACATATTATGTTCACCGCCCACATGGTACAAATGGCTTTGTACTATCTTGTATTCCCGATTCTTGTGATAAGAGGAATTCCACAGTGGGTTTGGAGACGAATTTTTGAGACGCCTGTTCTCTCGCCCGTATTGCGCATATTAACGAAACCCCTTATTGCATTGTTACTGTTTAATGGCTTGTTTTCTTTATATCATATTCCAAGTATCTTTGATTTCACGAAGGCGAGCCCAGAAGCACATGCCATTATTACAACGGTTATCCTAGTAACGGCTTTCTTCATGTGGTGGCCAATGTTTACTCCATTGAAGGAAATGAAGACGATGTCTCCGGTATTGAGTATTGGCTATATTTTTGCTAATGGGGTATTAATTACACCAGCATGTGGATTAATCATCTTTTCGGACGTATCCCTCTACGCAACATACCATAGTGTCGGAGGCTGGATACAGGCGCTATCCCTTTGTGTGCCAACGGATGTCTTATCTGGTATATCATTAACTGGGCCGGAAATGTTTTCTCCTCTTCCTGTTTTGGAGGATCAGCAACTTGGTGGAATTTTGATGAAAATTACGCAAGAGATTGTTTATGGGTACGTACTTGCAAGAGTATTCTTCGGATGGTTCCGTAAAGAAAGTCAAAAAATTGATCCTATTCCTTCAACAAACGAAGGATATTAAGGAAATGGTCTGGTATGAAAGGAAAATGAGGACATGCATATTTTACCAACTATAAGTACATTTTTTATCGTCTTAAGTGCTGTACTAGTTGCGATTGGTTGGGTGCTAGTGGCCAATCACAAATATAAGCAGCACAAAAAAGTGATGATTGCAGGTGCAGTTAGTGCCCTAATATTTTTCCTGATCTATGCATCTAGAACGATTTTCGTTGGAAATACGAGCTTCGGTGGTCCGGATGATATTAAAATTTACTATACCATCTTTCTAATTTTTCATATTATCCTTGCTACTACGGGAGCAGTATTCGGAATTGTTACACTGACGCTCGCTTTTAAGCGGAAAATTGCCAAGCACCGAAAAATCGGACCAGTGACGAGTGTTATTTGGTTTTTTACTGCAATTACAGGCTTAGCTGTTTATTTATTACTATACGTTTTCTTTGATGGTGGAGAAACAACAAGTTTAATTAAGGCAATATTAGGTTACTAATATTAGTAGAAGTTATTTTCATGTGAAAATAACTTCTTTTTTTATCTTTACAAAATATCAGTAACTGCCTAACATTACATGTAAAGGGGAAGGAGGGGAAGGTTTGTGAAGATTGTAAGTCCTCGGTTAACACTAGAAGCTATTACATTAGAAAGCGGCAAAATATTGATGACTAATCGAATTGCTTACTTCTTGAAACATCAAATACCATTTGAGATGGAGTGGCCGTCCAACGGATTTAAGGCGCTGTTACCTTATTACTTAGAGAAGCTGGAGGAAGACCCGACGGAATTAGGGTTTGGCTCGTGGATTATTCTAGAAAATGCATCGGAAAACCTGATCGGAAATATTGGCTTTAAAGGTAGAAGTGATGAACAGCCTCCCTATACTTTAGATATTGGATACGAAATATTGCCAAAATATCGAAACCAAGGTTATGCAACGGAAGCCGTTAAGTATCTGACGGAATGGGCTCTGGAACAGTCTACTGTTGAAAAAGTAACCGCCAGCTGTGACATTTCCAATACGATATCTCAACGTGTTCTTATCAACAACTCATATGAAAAATATAAACACGAACGCTCGTTTGTATCCTATCAGAAGACAAAAGGATAATCGGCGTTCAAATTCAGAGAGGGAGAGTGAAAATGATAATTAGGGAACTAACAGCTTCGGATTATGACAAAGCAATAGATCTAGGGGAATATGCCTTTAATCGAGTCATACCAGATCAGGAACGGGAAGAGCGAAAAGTAGACATGGCAAATCATAAAGTTCTTGGTTATTGGGAAAAAGAGCAACTAGCAGCTAAATTACATATTCGTCCATTAAAAGCTTTTCTTGGTTCTACGAAAATGTCATTTGGTGGGATTGCTGGAGTGGCGACATGGCCGGAATTTAGAAGACAGGGGAAAGTAGAAGCGTTAATTAAGGAATCCTTACTACAAATGAAACAGGAGAACCAAGTTATAAGTTTGCTTCACCCGTTTTCGATTGGTTTTTACCGACGGTTCGGTTGGGACATAACGCAATATGAGCATACCTATACTTTTAAACCAGCAGACATAGCTAAGAAAAATTTAATAGGTAGGACAGAACGAGTTTCTTTCTCTGATAAGAAAGACATTATCATGGACCTTTATGAGCGAAAAGCAAAACAGTTTGGCTTGACACTAGTACGGACCGAATGGTGGTGGGAAAAGCGAATTTTAACAGGGGACGAACAAATTGTTTTATATTGGGATGAGAATCAGGAGCCTGGAGGCTATCTCATTTCTTGTTTAGAGAAGGAAAAGCTAAGTGTAGAGGAAATGGTGTTTTTTTCTGAAGAAGCTTTCCACGGACTTATGCAATGGGTTCGGAACCATGATTCTATGATTGAAAGTATACAGCTGTTAGGTTGGCCGAATGAACCACTTGACTATTATTTAGAAGGCGGGAAGGTCGATTGTACTGTTCATCCCTACTTCATGACTCGAATTGTAGACCTGTTTCCATTTTTAATGAACTATCCTTTTTTTAATCCAAAGATAAGTTGTAGTATCGAGTTGGATATGGAGGATTCATATGCACCTTGGAATGAAGGGAAATGGGCGGTAGAAATAGAGGGAGGGGAAGTGGTAGCGGTTAGCCGAAGAGAGAATTCGGAGGCCACACTAACCCTTCGATTGACGATCCAAACGTTGGCTGCATGGTTGTTTGGAAGTCAACCCATTGAGTTGTTACTTCGAATGAACCAAATTGTTGTAACGGGAAATAAAGAGGATTTGTTATCATTGGCTGTCCCACAACCACCTGCTTTTTTGGACTATTTCTAAAGCAAAAAGAGGCAGGGATAAAACTATAACTTCCCAATCTAGAGGACGAACGATTACAGGAAAGGACTTAGAATATCATTTTTCAATAAATGGTTCTTCATTCATACATGATAGGAATCGGTTTTAGGATAATCATTGTACGAGTATAGACTAGAGCCGTACCAGAAATCAGGCCATTATCTAACATAGCAGATCACATGTCCGCAACCCAAGAAGGCTGGGAGGCAAAGGACGCCTGTTCCGCTATTCGTCTGGCCGTGCTCACAGAAAGCGCAGTATTCTGCCGGAGTGTCGGCATATAACTTTACCACTTACACTTATGTCGCAGTTTATGGATTATTAGCTACAACACTTACAAGAGCATCCTAAAAGAAAAATCCGAACTGATTCGAATTCTAATGAAAGAAATTTCGAACCATAGTTCGGATTTTTTATGGTTAAAACACTTTTATTCCAGCCTTTATAATTTGAAGTTCCACTTAATGATCCCAGCTTCTCTAGCAGAGTTAAATGCGATTACTAACAAAGGACCGAGAATAAAGCCCATAATCCCTAGTAACTGTAGTCCTAAATACATCCCAATTAAAGTAGCTAGCGGAGATAGTCCGATATGGCGACCCATCACTTTAGGCTCTACCGTTCTGCGAATTGCTAGGAGGATGATAGCTAAGATGGACAATTGGGTACCTGTTGCAATGTCTCCTGTTATAAACATATATACCGCCCATGGTCCGAGAATAACTATCGATCCAATAATGGGAACAAAATCGATAATCCATATGATTACCGACATAATAACTGCTACTTCTGGAGTGATGATTAACAATCCAATCAGGGACACGATAAAGATTATAATACTTACTAAGAATTGTGCTTTGAGAAATCCTAATACAACGTACGATAATCGCGCATTCATGAATTGTACTTTTTCAGCTGTTTCTTCTGTTAGTTGGTTGTAGGCTTTGGATTTAATACTCGGTAGTTCGAGCATAAATAAAAACAAGGCAATTAAATAAACCAACAAACTAACTAAATATTGAGGGATCAATCCTACAATGGATGCGATTTTCTCAATTTTTAGGTATTTTCGAAGTGTTTCGGTGAAGGATTCTAGGGACCCTTGAATTCCATCTTTCACTTCTACTATAAATTCTTTTGGCAAATCTTCAGCAAAATGATCTAAGTCTTTTTCCCATCCGGCAACTTTCTCATCAATTTGGTTAATATATGTAGGTGCATCTTCTGTAAATTGGACGATATGGGTAACAGCTCTTGTGACAAAATAAGACCCAATAACTCCAATGGTTATCAAAAAAATTAAAAACACAATCGTGACTGCTAATTTCCGGTTCATTTTAAATCGAAATTGCATCATACGCACAGCGGGATTTAGAATTAAGGCAGTAACGAAAGCAACGATTAGTGGAACAGATACGGGTAATATAAAGTACCCTATAATGATAACTAGAATGGTAAAGATAATTAAAATCCATTGGCGTTTACTAAGGTATCGAAACAATTTGTTTATGTATCCCCTTTCCGAACATGTACAACTTTTAATCAAAATATAGCACGAAGGATGGCTTTTGAATAGGTTTTTTTTCGTAATGATGAACAATTTTTTGGTGAGAACGGTTCAAGCTATTTTGGGGTGAAAAATTCATGCACATATTCTACCTACCATGGTAACATGATTGCCACGAATGAAGATAGCAATACACGTTTATGCAAGCAAAAAAAAGACCATCTTTTGGATGGCCTTGTTGTTATTCGTTTTTTAATGCATCTAATTCTGTTTTTGCTTTCTCTAAAAGCTTTGTAGTACGATCTTTCACACTTTCAGGAAATTCTTCTTGCTCTCCGTATTCTATACCATGCGGATAATAATGCTTCCCTAAAAGGGGTGTTCTTAATTTAATTACTGCATTACCTCTATCCACGTCACCTTCAATAGCATAGCCCTGAATACGAACATAATAAGTCACGTTTTTTTCCGCGGAATTTATTTTATAGTCATATGTAACTCTTTCATAGTCCCATTGTCCACCACGAATAAAAGCGATATCATTCATGATGTGATCCAATGGCTTTAAGTCGATAATAGTGTCTTCAATTCCTGATCCTTCAATTCTCATACTTCCACCTCGCAAATAATATGTCGCTAAACCTATAATAGTACGAAATGAGACAAGTTGCAATGGAAACGGAGTGGTTCCGATTTCCTCTTCTAAAGAATAAAAAAGATATGCAAGTTCCTCACTTATTCGGAAACAATAACAGTTGAGATGATTTGGTCATCTTATGTTACTTCATTAAAGGAGGAGTTTCCGAATGAAATCTGTAAAGGAAATTATGTCAACAGATATTAGCTATTGTACACCAAGTGACTCTATAACGGAAGCAGCCACAAAAATGAAAGACAAAAATGTTGGGGCTATCCCAATCTGTGGAGAAAACCGGGAACTTATCGGGATGATAACAGATAGAGACCTGGTTATAAGAGGATTAGCAGCGAATAAATCTGCTGATACTGCTGTACAAGAGGTAATGAGTTCTGACCTTTATTCTTGTACTCCACAATCAACAGTGCAGGAAGCAAGCAAAATTATGGCGGAAAAACAGATACGTCGTCTTCCAGTCATTGAAAGAGGAGAGCTTGTTGGGATAATTGCTCTTGGAGACCTCGCTCTTGAAGACAAGTCAAATGAAGCAGCAGGACATGCATTAGAAGATATTTCTGTGCATACAGAAATGCATTAATGCAAAAGCTTCGGGAGGCTGGGACATAACTAGCCAAGAATAACCTAAAAATGGTTCCCATCATCGGTTTTCGATGATGGGAACCATTTTGGTTTGAATTATGGTCACCATCTATGGTTGGATTTGCATTCATGGCCGTGTACTTTCTCAAGTTTACCGCCATGAATGCAAATCCCAGTTCCTTTTCTACTTTCTCTTTACCTCTCACCGACATACGGGTGAAACGCAAATTAGCCTTCAGAAATCCGAAGACGGGTTCTACATCTATTTTGCGTTTGCCATAGATTTTCCCCGTTTCTTTTTCCGAAAGCTGCTGTCTCGTATATGCTTTTTGGTTTTCCCACTTTTCATTATAATAGATCTTTCGATTGTTTCCTTCCTTCGCTTTCGTACATTGCGAACGTAACGGACAACCGAAACAGTCCTCACACTCATAGACGTTATATGTTCTTGTATAACCATATCGGTCTGTTCGATTGGATAGATAGCGGAATGTTAATTTTTTATCGTTTGGACACGTAAACGCATCTTCGATCTCATCGTAATGCCAATTGGCTACGTTAAAGGCATCCTGCTTATATTTCTTTTTCTTTTCTTTCCGGTATTGGTTATACGTAATCAATGGCGTGCGTTTCCGATTTTCGATGACGTCTTCGTAATTTTGTTCACTCCCATAGCCGGCATCCGCGACAATATAGTTGGGTAGGTCAAAGAAGTGTTCCTCAATGTTATCCAGGAAAGGTGTGAAGGTACGCGTATCCGTTGGATTCGGAAACACGTCATAAGCGAGCGCATACTGTCCTTCTGTCGCAAGTTGCACGTTATACCCGGCTTTGAGCTGGCCGTTTTTCATGTAATCATCCTTCATGCGCATGAAGGTGGCATCGTGATCCGTTTTCGAATAACTGTTGCGCTCTCCGAAGATGGCCATATCGTGTTGGTATTTTTGTTTGCGCACCACAAAATCCTTGAATTGCTTGCCGTATTGTTTAGGGGTTTTGCGCTCAGAACGAAGCTGTTTCCGTTCGCTTACGTCTTCACTTGCTTCTATCTTTTTATCATATTCACCAACCGTCTCCTCCAGCTTTTCCACCACTTTTTCGAGTTCTTGGCTGGATAGTTCCTCCATACTTTCCCGTTCTATTTCCGGAATGATTTCTTTCTCCAACAGTTCTTCATACATCCGGTTAGACTTTTCCACTAAACGGGAACTGTACTTTTCCGTCGCTTTGCGCCAGACAAACGTAAACTTGTTGGCATTCGCTTCGATTTTCGTTCCGTCAATAAAAATGGCTTCTTCCTCGATGACGTTTTCTCGGACAAGCTGACAACGGAATTGGACAAAGCACTGACGCAATAGTTCCTTTACCTCCGGATGGACACGGAAACGGTTAATTGTCCGGTAACTTGGTTCATACCCCTGGGCCAGCCACATCATCCGGACACTGTCTTTCAGTAATCCCTCGATCTTTCTGCCAGAGAACACCGACTGCGTATAAGCACATAAAACCACTTTCATCATCATGCGCGGATGATAAGCCGGACATCCCGTTTCACGCAGAAATCCAGTGAATGCCTCATCTGGAATAGCTTCCACGACATCATGGACGGCATAGGCGATATCGTTTTTCTGAAGTTTGATTTCCAAATCTAGCGGCAAAATGACTTGATTCATGTTATACTGTTTAAACATAAGGATACCTCCGATTCTGTTTGGGTGTGGTAACTTTAACATTATCAGAAGGTATCCTTTTTGCGTACATTTTTTTGGGATTTTATTAAAAAAAGAGTGACACTCACTGGTTTATGGTGTGGGTGCCACTCTTTTTAGTTACTGGGTTTTGTCCCAGCCTCTTTTTTTATTGCATAAACAAAAATTGGTGTTATTTGGATTGCATTAAAGTTTGATAACAATTCTATTAAAATGCCCATTTCTTTCATATTCTTATTATACTAGAACTATAATAGTGTTAAGTGGACAAAAAGGAGTTAACATACATGCGGGCTATCAAAAGTTTTTTGTTGCTAATACTAATGATCATTGGTTTTTTATATTTCGTTCCATTTCATAACATAACCCCTAGTGAGTGGCTGCATAAAGATAAAGCTGAAGAGGTAGAACAGCAGGTTGAACAGGTCACTTCTCAACCATCTAGTGAGCCTAATACGAAACAAACGGCGACCGCCGTTCCTATAGAAGGGGAATTAACATCTTGGATTGGCAAAAATAGTTCCGAACTAGAGAAAACGTATGGCGAACCTATTCGCAAAGACAAAAGCTCATATGGCTACACGTGGTGGATTTACACCGATCATGAGAGTCAATATGCGCAGTTCGGGGTGCGAGATGGGAAAGTAAACACTGTATATATTACAGGTAGTAAAGGGAAGATCGACGGGATTGCTTTAGGGAATAGTTACGATGCCCTGAAGAAGGAAAGATCTTTCCAAAAAGAAATTTCCTTTAACGTCGGAGTAACCTCTTATCGTTTTACCCTTACGGATAAAGACCTTGAAATGCGTCCTCTGGTTGCTCTATCCGAGGACACGTTCATGCAACTCTATTTTGATACGTTTACACAACAACTTTCTTCTATTCGGTTGCTGGATGCAAATACACTATTAATGCAAAGACCGTACGATATCTATTACACAGGGAAACTTCCGGAATCGCCGATCTTGTCCGATGAGGAGTGGACGGAAATAGAAAAAGGAGCAGAGAAGCAAATCTTTGATATTACCAACATCGTTCGGAAAAGACATCAATTAGGTTCTCTTGCCTGGCATGAGGAAGTTGCGACTGTTGCCTTCGGGCATAGCAAGGACATGTCCATACACAATTATTTTTCCCATTATTCCCAGGATGGTAAAGGATTAAAAGATCGTTTGAGTGCGAAGGATGTCATCTACCAAATGGCGGGTGAAAATATCGCAGCGCAATATACAGATGGACCAGCAGCGGTAGAAGGCTGGTTAAATAGTGAAGGACATCGCCATGCGTTACTTGAAGGTAAATATACGCATCTGGGCGTAGGCGTCTACAAGTATTACTACACACAAAACTTTCTACAAAAGGCTGACCAGTAGGTTAGCCTTTTTTTAAAGGTAAGAAAGTATAAATCGTGCGCTTGCGCCTTTCTTATTGTAGTAACATTGACCAATTGCTGTCATACGATAGTTTATAGGTATATTCATTAAGGATTGGAGGGAGCAGGAACTATGGGAAAAGATCTGCATCCGTCTATACAAGAATTTAAACAATTTGTAGAACGGCATCCTGACCTTATAAAAGAAGTGAGAAAGAGCGGGAAAGGTTGGCAGCCTCATTACGAGAAATGGATACTCCTAGGAGAAGACGATCCTTCCTGGGAAAAATACAAATCCAACTCAACACAAAAACGGCCTGGCCAAAAGAAGAAAGAATCTAAGGCAAAAGGGAGCAGCCAAGAGAAACTGAATAAGCTAATGAAGATGGTAGAAAACGTGGACCTTGATAAAATGGAAGGTCATATTAATCAATTGAACGGTGCGGTTGGTAATATACAAAAGTTATTTGGACAGTTTCAGGATGCGAAAAGACAGTTTTCTGGAAAGTCTACCCATCATATGCCGTTCCACCGTAGAAGGGATTAAGGAGGGGACAGCATGCAACCGAGTTTGTATCAATACATTCAATCCAATCCAGAAATGGTTCCTTACATTCGCGAGCATCCCGAGTGGTATCGGAAACTGACGCGAAACCCTGATTCTATTGTCGAGATGGAGCAAGAGATGAAGGTTTATTTTGGCCGAACTGTTCCACAGAAAATGGAAAAATTTGCTGGGCAAATGCAGATGGTCTCCATGTTTATCCAATTGGCAGGCTCTATGAAAGACTAGCTTGCCTCTTTCTTTTATATAGGAAGCCTGTTATGATGGATGTGGAGGTGGAAGACTAGTGATTGCCACTTTAGAAATTGTACAACTATTAGATCAGTCCGAATACTTAGGAAAGATGATTCTATCCTCAGATGTGATGGACGATTTCCATAAAGCTAAGACATCTTTAGAAGAAGATGAAGAAGCACAACGTTTGATCGCTGCTTTTCAAGCGATGAAAGTACAGTATGAAGATGTTCAACGTTTCGGTCGATATCACCCTGATTACAGCATGATAATGAAAGAAATCAGGTCTACGAAGCGAGAAATGGACATGAATGAAAAAGTAGCTGCTTTCAAAATTGCTGAAAGACAGCTTCAAGAGCTGCTAGACGATGTAAGTGAGCTGGTCGCTCTAGTGTTAGCACCAATGTGAAAGTGCCAAAAGATGGCGCGGCATTAAAAGATGGTGGCTGTGGCTGCGGAAGTGGTAGCGGAGGCTGCGGTTGTAGAGCTTCTTAAGAAAAAGGTCTAGATGTCTGAGTCTAGACCTTTTTCTTTTGTTGGAATTAAGAGCAGTGCCTTTATTCATCATCCTTGTTCGTCCCGTTGCTACATTCTAAATTGTCTGATAAAATAAGGGAAAAGAAGTAGGTAAGCGAGGAAATTAGATGAGAACACAACGACAAGGTATTGTAGTATGGTTTCAACATATGAAAAACATAAAACAAATTAAGAAATTTGGACAT is from Radiobacillus kanasensis and encodes:
- a CDS encoding cytochrome (ubi)quinol oxidase subunit III, whose amino-acid sequence is MSHDHSLNPEVMPESPEKATLEGKNKFLGFWFFLGGETVLFASLFGTYLALKGSTGSGPTAEELFGLELVFIMTMLLLTSSLTSVYAMYHMKNNDFGKMQLWLGITVLLGLSFLGCEIYEFYHYIHGEHFTFRSSAFGSAFYTLVGFHGGHVAFGLLWIITLMARNAKRGLNLYNAPKFYIASLYWHFIDVVWVFIFTVVYLIGKVG
- the ctaF gene encoding cytochrome c oxidase subunit IVB, producing MSENTNSTALNYRKKQRKEEMKQQVITFVLMIAFTIVAFGMVMAELSKYFVIPILIVLAIVQVGFQLYYFMHMSHKGHEMPALMIYGGMAVAFLTVLTLTVIVWW
- the ctaG gene encoding cytochrome c oxidase assembly factor CtaG, with the translated sequence MWLELQIFGFRALWSPYYMLFIVGLAISYYLLTSVYYRRFTSDGNVPTSKQQLSFYTGLLLLYVVKGSPIDLISHIMFTAHMVQMALYYLVFPILVIRGIPQWVWRRIFETPVLSPVLRILTKPLIALLLFNGLFSLYHIPSIFDFTKASPEAHAIITTVILVTAFFMWWPMFTPLKEMKTMSPVLSIGYIFANGVLITPACGLIIFSDVSLYATYHSVGGWIQALSLCVPTDVLSGISLTGPEMFSPLPVLEDQQLGGILMKITQEIVYGYVLARVFFGWFRKESQKIDPIPSTNEGY
- a CDS encoding DUF420 domain-containing protein — translated: MHILPTISTFFIVLSAVLVAIGWVLVANHKYKQHKKVMIAGAVSALIFFLIYASRTIFVGNTSFGGPDDIKIYYTIFLIFHIILATTGAVFGIVTLTLAFKRKIAKHRKIGPVTSVIWFFTAITGLAVYLLLYVFFDGGETTSLIKAILGY
- a CDS encoding GNAT family N-acetyltransferase; translated protein: MKIVSPRLTLEAITLESGKILMTNRIAYFLKHQIPFEMEWPSNGFKALLPYYLEKLEEDPTELGFGSWIILENASENLIGNIGFKGRSDEQPPYTLDIGYEILPKYRNQGYATEAVKYLTEWALEQSTVEKVTASCDISNTISQRVLINNSYEKYKHERSFVSYQKTKG
- a CDS encoding GNAT family N-acetyltransferase — translated: MIIRELTASDYDKAIDLGEYAFNRVIPDQEREERKVDMANHKVLGYWEKEQLAAKLHIRPLKAFLGSTKMSFGGIAGVATWPEFRRQGKVEALIKESLLQMKQENQVISLLHPFSIGFYRRFGWDITQYEHTYTFKPADIAKKNLIGRTERVSFSDKKDIIMDLYERKAKQFGLTLVRTEWWWEKRILTGDEQIVLYWDENQEPGGYLISCLEKEKLSVEEMVFFSEEAFHGLMQWVRNHDSMIESIQLLGWPNEPLDYYLEGGKVDCTVHPYFMTRIVDLFPFLMNYPFFNPKISCSIELDMEDSYAPWNEGKWAVEIEGGEVVAVSRRENSEATLTLRLTIQTLAAWLFGSQPIELLLRMNQIVVTGNKEDLLSLAVPQPPAFLDYF
- the ytvI gene encoding sporulation integral membrane protein YtvI gives rise to the protein MFRYLSKRQWILIIFTILVIIIGYFILPVSVPLIVAFVTALILNPAVRMMQFRFKMNRKLAVTIVFLIFLITIGVIGSYFVTRAVTHIVQFTEDAPTYINQIDEKVAGWEKDLDHFAEDLPKEFIVEVKDGIQGSLESFTETLRKYLKIEKIASIVGLIPQYLVSLLVYLIALFLFMLELPSIKSKAYNQLTEETAEKVQFMNARLSYVVLGFLKAQFLVSIIIFIVSLIGLLIITPEVAVIMSVIIWIIDFVPIIGSIVILGPWAVYMFITGDIATGTQLSILAIILLAIRRTVEPKVMGRHIGLSPLATLIGMYLGLQLLGIMGFILGPLLVIAFNSAREAGIIKWNFKL
- a CDS encoding YugN family protein; this encodes MRIEGSGIEDTIIDLKPLDHIMNDIAFIRGGQWDYERVTYDYKINSAEKNVTYYVRIQGYAIEGDVDRGNAVIKLRTPLLGKHYYPHGIEYGEQEEFPESVKDRTTKLLEKAKTELDALKNE
- a CDS encoding IS1182 family transposase, whose amino-acid sequence is MFKQYNMNQVILPLDLEIKLQKNDIAYAVHDVVEAIPDEAFTGFLRETGCPAYHPRMMMKVVLCAYTQSVFSGRKIEGLLKDSVRMMWLAQGYEPSYRTINRFRVHPEVKELLRQCFVQFRCQLVRENVIEEEAIFIDGTKIEANANKFTFVWRKATEKYSSRLVEKSNRMYEELLEKEIIPEIERESMEELSSQELEKVVEKLEETVGEYDKKIEASEDVSERKQLRSERKTPKQYGKQFKDFVVRKQKYQHDMAIFGERNSYSKTDHDATFMRMKDDYMKNGQLKAGYNVQLATEGQYALAYDVFPNPTDTRTFTPFLDNIEEHFFDLPNYIVADAGYGSEQNYEDVIENRKRTPLITYNQYRKEKKKKYKQDAFNVANWHYDEIEDAFTCPNDKKLTFRYLSNRTDRYGYTRTYNVYECEDCFGCPLRSQCTKAKEGNNRKIYYNEKWENQKAYTRQQLSEKETGKIYGKRKIDVEPVFGFLKANLRFTRMSVRGKEKVEKELGFAFMAVNLRKYTAMNANPTIDGDHNSNQNGSHHRKPMMGTIFRLFLASYVPASRSFCINAFLYAQKYLLMHVLLLHLTCLQERGLQEQLSQQALLFQ
- a CDS encoding CAP domain-containing protein, whose amino-acid sequence is MRAIKSFLLLILMIIGFLYFVPFHNITPSEWLHKDKAEEVEQQVEQVTSQPSSEPNTKQTATAVPIEGELTSWIGKNSSELEKTYGEPIRKDKSSYGYTWWIYTDHESQYAQFGVRDGKVNTVYITGSKGKIDGIALGNSYDALKKERSFQKEISFNVGVTSYRFTLTDKDLEMRPLVALSEDTFMQLYFDTFTQQLSSIRLLDANTLLMQRPYDIYYTGKLPESPILSDEEWTEIEKGAEKQIFDITNIVRKRHQLGSLAWHEEVATVAFGHSKDMSIHNYFSHYSQDGKGLKDRLSAKDVIYQMAGENIAAQYTDGPAAVEGWLNSEGHRHALLEGKYTHLGVGVYKYYYTQNFLQKADQ
- the ylbD gene encoding YlbD family protein, which codes for MGKDLHPSIQEFKQFVERHPDLIKEVRKSGKGWQPHYEKWILLGEDDPSWEKYKSNSTQKRPGQKKKESKAKGSSQEKLNKLMKMVENVDLDKMEGHINQLNGAVGNIQKLFGQFQDAKRQFSGKSTHHMPFHRRRD
- a CDS encoding YlbE-like family protein, which produces MQPSLYQYIQSNPEMVPYIREHPEWYRKLTRNPDSIVEMEQEMKVYFGRTVPQKMEKFAGQMQMVSMFIQLAGSMKD